Proteins co-encoded in one Yamadazyma tenuis chromosome 1, complete sequence genomic window:
- a CDS encoding uncharacterized protein (EggNog:ENOG503NWPZ; COG:S), with protein sequence MPIRLQDDLEGQIASPRLSDDSKSIFTKLLNAIRIYNVPLINFVIMSVLGFFLLKLTTKYTALYMKNSLITIIVTNLVLFGISETLAQSILGYRPAEPLISFKVDYAHNHMLSFNSNDISAGTIFEPYTDEDDNLSSSAITEDQEVERFIDYVQQDNESVISTGDDGFSMRPYYPDMNTNGNRPTSMEQLTYYSFNRLAGFMVWGFVMAFAQCWWYKFLQIYAKDPKFIEVLRKVLTDQFCYSPISLFCFFTYGTMVLESGTWEGTKEKLSKIYLKTLMINYSVWFPVQFVNFLIVPRNFQVPFSSSISVLWNCFLSMRNSANST encoded by the coding sequence ATGCCAATTCGGCTACAAGACGACCTTGAAGGTCAAATAGCATCTCCGCGTCTCAGTGACGACTCCAAAAGCATATTCACCAAGCTTCTTAACGCCATCCGCATCTACAATGTACCTCTTATAAACTTTGTCATTATGAGTGTGCTAGGATTCTTCCTCCTCAAACTAACTACAAAATATACTGCCTTATACATGAAAAACTCGTTGATTACAATCATCGTGACGAACCTCGTGTTGTTTGGAATCTCAGAAACACTTGCCCAGTCGATATTGGGCTACCGACCTGCTGAGCcgttgatttctttcaaggtTGACTATGCACATAATCATATGCTCTCGTTCAACTCGAATGATATACTGGCCGGAACCATTTTTGAGCCTTATACcgacgaagatgataaTCTCAGCTCAAGTGCCATCACTGAAGATCAGGAAGTGGAGCGGTTCATAGATTATGTCCAACAGGACAACGAATCTGTCATTAGCACCGGAGACGATGGATTTTCGATGCGACCATATTATCCAGACATGAATACGAATGGGAATAGGCCGACATCGATGGAACAATTGACGTACTACCTGTTCAATCGCCTTGCTGGATTTATGGTTTGGGGGTTTGTGATGGCGTTTGCCCAGTGTTGGTGGTACAAATTTCTACAAATCTATGCTAAAGATCCAAAGTTCATCGAGGTGTTGAGAAAAGTCCTTACCGACCAGTTCTGCTATTCGCCGATCTCGTTGTTTTGTTTCTTCACATATGGAACCATGGTTTTAGAGAGTGGGACCTGGGAAGGCACCAAGGAGAAATTGAGCAAAATATACTTAAAGACACTTATGATTAACTATTCTGTCTGGTTCCCCGTGCAATTtgtgaacttcttgatagTACCTCGAAACTTCCAGGTACCGTTCAGTTCTTCGATCTCGGTGCTTTGGAACTGCTTTTTATCCATGAGAAACTCGGCTAATTCCACCTAG
- a CDS encoding uncharacterized protein (COG:S; EggNog:ENOG503P239), with product MLIKPWTDTQTPRHFLEDEADNETPNLIPHLSIEYAGTSATTLIICPQTVKVITETIGGTKCGEIFIKYPEIPKIVSDSVEDEYDEDEQLYSAIMEKSLKDKFTEFTIPILVHQNSLTVVVPHQTNAVAINALSDKLVEFFSSKITNWITLAPCQLNNNQTLNKFSIGSESELVNSIPTVQPPHFITGIGASVTSTLALTEGVRLVSLILNAEGQPGYEKIDPDSIIDASHVVAELIGLERDAFIKRVSLSVRKFNSYSTSGMYI from the exons ATGCTT ATCAAACCATGGACAGATACACAGACGCCTCGCCACTTTTTAGAGGATGAAGCCGACAACGAGACTCCTAATTTGATTCCTCACTTGTCCATCGAGTATGCGGGAACTAGTGCCACCACTTTAATTATATGTCCACAAACCGTCAAGGTAATTACTGAAACCATTGGCGGCACCAAATGTGGAGAGATTTTCATTAAGTACCCCGAGATTCCAAAGATCGTGAGTGATTCGGTGGAAGATGAGtatgatgaagatgagcaGCTCTACTCTGCCATTATGGagaagtctttgaaggaTAAGTTCACCGAATTTACCATCCCTATTTTGGTGCACCAGAACCTGTTGACTGTAGTAGTACCACATCAGACCAATGCCGTTGCGATTAACGCATTGTCGGAcaaattggtggagtttttcagttccaaaatcaccaattgGATAACCTTAGCACCATGCCAATTGAATAACAACCAGACTTTGAATAAATTCAGTATAGGCTCGGAAAGTGAGTTGGTAAATTCGATTCCCACAGTCCAGCCTCCACATTTCATCACTGGTATTGGTGCTTCTGTGACGTCGACTTTGGCTTTGACTGAAGGTGTTAGACTTGTTTCACTAATTCTCAATGCCGAAGGACAACCAGGATACGAGAAAATCGACCCCGACTCGATTATCGATGCTAGCCATGTGGTGGCAGAACTTATAGGGCTCGAAAGGGATGCGTTCATAAAGAGGGTGAGTTTGTCGGTCAGAAAATTCAACAGCTACTCTACTTCAGGCATGTACATATAA
- the COQ9 gene encoding Ubiquinone biosynthesis protein coq9, mitochondrial (EggNog:ENOG503P1VM; COG:S) — MFRMSNRFWSRGLQSVRRYHAYDHPASNLIVDPTKLENKLLTKSLEYIPQFGFSDQCISEAIKQMQYPDSIRSILTASFSGHSTELQLMVHWLKTQRQALDSEVNSPDSQLHSITDEYERASFLINKRLSYNIPIIDKLSGGISQLLVPYNMSFSLEELYNLGDDIAFHAGDASIDFAWYAKRLSLSMVYVSSELYMVQDKSADFVNTKKFVEDKVKNIDHLGEAYENIEQWAFFNAISAFNLVKSQVSRG, encoded by the coding sequence ATGTTCAGAATGTCCAATAGATTTTGGAGCAGAGGCCTCCAAAGCGTCCGCAGGTACCACGCTTATGACCACCCAGCCTCAAACTTGATTGTGGATCCCACCAAACTCGAAAACAAGCTCTTGACCAAGTCTTTGGAGTACATTCCCCAATTTGGCTTCAGCGACCAATGCATCAGTGAAGCCATAAAACAAATGCAGTACCCGGACTCCATTCGCTCCATCTTGACAGCTAGCTTCAGCGGCCACTCCACAGAACTCCAATTGATGGTCCACTGGTTGAAAACTCAGAGACAAGCGTTGGATAGTGAGGTTAACTCTCCTGACAGCCAGCTCCACTCCATCACCGATGAGTATGAAAGAGCTTcgtttttgatcaacaaaagGTTATCGTACAACATCCCCATTATCGACAAGTTACTGGGCGGCATCTCGCAGTTGTTGGTACCTTACAATATGAGCTTTtcattggaagaattgTACAATTTGGGAGATGATATAGCGTTCCACGCGGGAGACGCATCGATAGACTTTGCCTGGTACGCCAAAAGGCTTAGTCTTTCAATGGTGTATGTATCATCCGAGCTCTACATGGTGCAGGACAAGAGTGCCGACTTtgtcaacaccaagaaattTGTGGAGGATAAGGTGAAGAATATCGACCATTTGGGAGAAGCCTACGAGAACATAGAGCAATGGGCATTTTTCAACGCCATTTCCgccttcaacttggtcaagtccCAGGTGAGTCGGGGATAG
- a CDS encoding uncharacterized protein (EggNog:ENOG503P9VW; BUSCO:EOG09265E8A) encodes MADPKIHSPKKRTPSKSETDKRRTPSFSNTSSPWFRRNSFLSPAMIHSENISVYECPNYYSDSSTYNIISLKECQGFIFNQDLFASPYQQQRTLISERKLRAMSHSFHKSRSNSSSHSRSNSMSGPTGTQRRHTSYHGHKPVFATAIIDNSAIEDDDEDVSNSSVREAFNQFENTTVDIELDTQDEDIDGLAVEDADDVDVLVGEGTGGMYKVHVTEIVVNDIRKIFQWIMADNDQIEKISLEFTQAQTSLSELIGARQQLETQFQENKIVLQEFDHLNEDSKIYKLTGPVLMPQDFSEAKMNVNKRIEFIKGEIERAESKIKEQETVMETARNSLVAIRTKMASA; translated from the exons ATGGCTGACCCTAAGATCCATTCTCCCAAAAAGAGAACCCCCTCAAAATCCGAGACGGATAAGAGAAGAACTCcttccttctccaacacATCGTCGCCGTGGTTCAGGCGAAACTCCTTCTTGTCGCCCGCCATGATTCACAGCGAAAACATCTCCGTTTATGAATGCCCCAACTATTACAGCGATAGTTCTACCTATAACATTATTTCCTTGAAAGAATGCCAGGGGTTCATTTTCAACCAGGACCTCTTTGCATCTCCGTACCAGCAGCAGCGGACATTGATAAGCGAGCGCAAGCTCAGAGCCATGAGCCACTCGTTCCACAAGTCCCGCTCCAACTCGAGTTCTCATTCCCGCTCCAACTCCATGTCGGGGCCAACGGGAACTCAGCGCCGCCACACGTCCTACCACGGCCACAAGCCGGTGTTTGCGACCGCCATTATCGACAACTCCGCCATagaagacgatgacgaGGACGTCTCCAATTCCAGCGTTCGAGAAGCTTTCAACCAGTTTGAAAACACCACGGTAGATATCGAATTGGACACTCAGGACGAGGACATCGACGGCCTCGCGGTTGAGGATGCTGACGACGTGGACGTGCTTGTGGGAGAGGGAACGGGTGGCATGTACAAGGTGCACGTGACAGAGATTGTAGTGAATGATA TTCGCAAAATTTTCCAGTGGATAATGGCTGATAACGATCAAATAGAGAAGATATCTTTGGAATTTACTCAGGCCCAGACCCTGCTCAGCGAGTTGATTGGTGCCAGACAGCAGCTTGAAACCCAGTTCCAGGAAAACAAAATTGTTCTCCAGGAATTTGACCATTTGAATGAAGACTCCAAAATATATAAATTGACAGGCCCAGTGTTAATGCCACAAGATTTCCTGGAAGCAAAGATGAACGTCAACAAGAGAATCGAATTCATCAAAGGCGAAATCGAAAGAGCCGaatccaagatcaaggaACAAGAAACGGTCATGGAAACCGCCAGAAACCTGTTGGTTGCCATAAGAACCAAAATGGCCTCTGCTTAA
- a CDS encoding Msf1-domain-containing protein (COG:U; EggNog:ENOG503P1UB), translating to MVQIYKNEHIYPHDFKTVSLAYLNRYPNPYAKHVLSIDTLDTHVDNNGNLVITKLMVKTGPLPMFIKPFLGSNLNSWILEKTIINPQTKRLMTYSANIDHRKFIKVEEFLYYSEIDEYSTQLKSKVKFSSNLIGFKQRIEDWSKHRFASNIEKSRHGLTFVMNELKKQKVYWYEK from the coding sequence ATGGTGCAAATCTACAAGAACGAACACATCTATCCCCACGACTTCAAGACCGTCAGCTTGGCGTACTTGAACCGGTATCCAAACCCTTATGCCAAACATGTGTTGAGTATCGACACCTTGGACACCCATGTCGATAACAATGGTAATTTGGTGATTACTAAGTTGATGGTCAAAACTGGTCCTTTGCCCATGTTCATCAAGCCGTTTTTGGGATCCAATTTGAACAGCTGGATCCTCGAGAAAACCATCATCAACCCTCAGACCAAGAGGTTGATGACATATTCTGCCAACATTGATCACAGGAAATTCATCAAGGTGGAAGAGTTCTTGTACTACTCGGAAATCGATGAATATTCCACCCAATTAAAAAGCAAGGTCAAGTTTCTGTCCAACCTCATTGGATTTAAGCAGAGAATCGAAGATTGGAGCAAGCACCGGTTTGCTTCAAACATTGAAAAGTCCCGTCATGGGTTGACGTTTGTGatgaacgagttgaagaagcagaaggTGTACTGGTACGAGAAGTAG
- the GNP1 gene encoding amino acid transporter (COG:E; EggNog:ENOG503NWAK): MEPTQTKENKTGPTYLSSNDDTLAVSFDSKTGHSSADSSMSRWQSFKYSFQRAEPGDVPPPKPISKRHLNLMALSTGLGTGLLVASGEKLRNAGPLFLLVAYAIVGYLMLIPTIYSAGELSVAYSNLQGGFQSYYSKFIDDSAAFALGWNYMIQWMSVVSLELVTASMTVKYWTDINSDVFVAIFLTVVILINLAGAKGYAEAEFIMNSTKLVMLTGFIIFGLVVDLGGTSHGFVGGKYWRHPGAYTNFKGLCSVFVASAFSLGGTEFISLSIADQANPRKAMSSACRLVFFRITVFFLGSLVFVGLLVPYTSDQLMGSGGAQTNASPFVIAAQTYTHVLSHVINSVILVSVTSVATSAMYSSPRLLLSLAKQGLAPKYFDYVDKAGRPFRGWVVTVIASFFSFIATYSDQDAVFTWLLSISALSFVFVWPAICVCQIRFRKALKLQGISLSSLGYVSPTGVIGSYSSIVINALILVAQFWVALFPIGGDGKPDVNAFFQNYLGVVFMVVFYFGHKIWTWNWQFLIPLDQIDINADRTIYDEEIMELERNEEKERFRHSPWYKKAVMWMFSL, from the coding sequence ATGGAACCCACCCAAAcaaaagaaaacaaaaCGGGACCCACCTACCTTTCCAGTAACGATGATACCCTTGCCGTCAGCTTCGACCTGAAAACAGGCCACTCATCAGCCGATTCTTCGATGAGCCGTTGGCAAAGTTTTAAATACTCGTTCCAGAGAGCTGAGCCGGGTGACGTGCCTCCCCCCAAACCTATCTCCAAAAGGCACCTTAACTTGATGGCCCTAAGTACCGGGTTGGGTACGGGGTTGTTGGTAGCGTCTGGGGAGAAGTTGCGAAATGCGGGCCCGTTGTTCCTATTAGTGGCATACGCCATCGTTGGGTATTTGATGCTCATTCCCACCATCTACTCGGCCGGAGAGTTGTCGGTGGCCTACAGTAACCTCCAGGGGGGATTTCAGAGCTACTACTCGAAGTTCATTGATGACAGTGCTGCGTTCGCGTTGGGCTGGAACTATATGATCCAATGGATGTCGGTGGTATcattggagttggtgacGGCGTCGATGACCGTCAAGTACTGGACTGACATCAACTCGGACGTGTTTGTGGCGATCTTTTTGAcggtggtgattttgatcaatttggcAGGTGCCAAGGGCTACGCGGAGGCCGAATTCATCATGAACTCAaccaaattggtgatgttgacCGGGTTTATTATCTTTGGGTTGGTGGTAGACTTGGGTGGAACCTCCCACGGATTTGTCGGTGGCAAGTACTGGCGTCACCCCGGTGCTTACACCAATTTCAAGGGTTTATGCTCGGTGTTTGTGGCATCTGCGTTCTCCTTGGGAGGAACCGAGTTTATTTCCTTGAGTATCGCCGACCAGGCCAACCCCCGTAAGGCCATGTCGTCCGCGTGTCGGTTGGTATTCTTCCGTATCACCgtgttcttcttggggtcCTTGGTATTTGTGGGGTTGTTGGTACCATACACTTCTGACCAGTTGATGGGCTCGGGTGGAGCTCAAACCAACGCATCGCCATTTGTGATTGCGGCACAAACATACACCCACGTCTTATCGCACGTCATCAACTCGGTTATTCTTGTCAGCGTCACCAGCGTGGCCACTAGTGCCATGTACTCATCACCTCGGTTGTTGTTGTCGTTGGCTAAACAGGGATTGGCCCCAAAATATTTTGACTACGTCGACAAGGCCGGCCGCCCGTTCCGCGGCTGGGTGGTGACTGTCATTGCATCATTCTTCTCATTCATCGCCACCTACTCCGACCAAGACGCCGTGTTCACCTGGTTGTTGTCGATCAGTGCCTTGTcgtttgtgtttgtatGGCCGGCTATTTGCGTGTGCCAGATCAGATTCAGAAAGGCCTTGAAGCTCCAGGGCATTTCTCTCAGTTCGTTGGGGTACGTTTCGCCCACCGGTGTGATTGGCTCGTACTCTTCCATTGTCATTAATGCACTTATCTTGGTGGCCCAGTTCTGGGTGGCCTTGTTCCCCATTGGTGGAGATGGCAAGCCCGATGTCAACGCGTTTTTCCAAAACTATTTGGGTGTCGTGTTCATGGTGGTGTTCTACTTTGGCCATAAGATCTGGACTTGGAACTGGCAGTTTTTGATCCCCTTGGACCAAATCGACATCAACGCTGACAGAACCATCTACGACGAAGAGATCATGGAGTTGGAGCGCAACGAAGAAAAGGAACGGTTCCGCCACTCCCCCTGGTACAAGAAGGCGGTGATGTGGATGTTCTCTCTTTAG
- the HMX1 gene encoding heme oxygenase (COG:P; EggNog:ENOG503NZC3) has protein sequence MPAKLGQQEILPLKNDVGALANRINTETRGLHDKIDKQVTLKLAIAYRDPKIYRQGLQSFYHVFQSIERSINRELAKSNDDDMTRLLRSVWKPVMARTENAEKDLLFYYDNTREKFETPIMPEQIKFSNHIEQATKQKPYLLLAYMHVMYLALFAGGRIMRSSISKATGLFPHVPGHSYDEIVKMGTNFYTFNVEDEDFLRIIFKRDYELFTRNTLTEEQKQDIVEEAKYIFAQNSVCVSELEKHNLTKIQQKWSYIAITKGYYVLMGVLCLTVLYYVRRILLHIVF, from the coding sequence ATGCCAGCAAAACTTggacaacaagaaatcttgCCGTTGAAGAACGATGTGGGCGCTCTTGCCAACAGAATCAATACTGAAACTCGAGGATTACATGATAAAATCGACAAACAGGTTACCTTGAAATTGGCCATTGCCTACCGAGACCCCAAGATTTACAGGCAAGGATTACAACTGTTTTATCATGTTTTCCAGTCTATTGAAAGATCCATAAACAGAGAGCTTGCTAAGAGCAATGACGACGACATGACACGCTTATTAAGGTCAGTGTGGAAGCCAGTGATGGCCAGAACTGAAAATGCTGAGAAGGACTTACTCTTCTACTATGACAACACTAGAGAAAAATTTGAAACTCCCATTATGCCCGAACaaatcaagttttccaacCACATCGAGCAAGCCACCAAACAAAAGCCATACTTGTTATTGGCATACATGCACGTTATGTACTTGGCGTTATTTGCTGGGGGTAGAATTATGAGGTCGTCAATTTCTAAGGCCACCGGGCTTTTTCCTCACGTGCCGGGACACAGTTACGATGAAATCGTCAAAATGGGCACAAATTTTTACACATTCAACGTGGAAGATGAGGACTTCTTGAGGATTATTTTCAAGAGAGACTATGAGCTTTTCACCAGAAACACCTTGACAGAAGAACAAAAGCAGGATATTGTGGAAGAAGCCAAGTACATTTTTGCCCAAAACAGTGTGTGTGTTTCTGAATTAGAAAAGCACAACTTGACAAAAATTCAACAGAAGTGGTCATATATTGCCATCACCAAGGGTTATTATGTACTTATGGGGGTGTTGTGTTTGACGGTGTTGTATTACGTGAGACGTATCTTATTGCACATAGTGTTTTAA
- the FAP7 gene encoding factor activating pos9 (EggNog:ENOG503P1RA; BUSCO:EOG09264XPY; COG:F), whose product MSRRQLPNIIITGTPGCGKTSHAEALQTRLGKPYKHYSISDLAKSRGLIESYDETLDTSVVKEDELLDSLEPELESGAVIIDWHVCDIFPERLVDLVVVLRTDNSHLYDRMVARGYKDNKIQENLDAEIMEVILQEAQESYNPEIVVVLTSNLEEEKLDNVDRISQWISSWVEDHPTGVTNEFEGSQSDESSEESEGESGDSSDSDEN is encoded by the coding sequence ATGTCTCGCAGGCAGCTCCCCAACATAATAATCACTGGTACGCCAGGATGTGGCAAGACCTCGCATGCCGAGGCACTCCAGACGCGTCTTGGTAAGCCCTACAAACACTACTCTATCAGCGATTTGGCCAAACTGCGTGGTTTGATTGAAAGTTATGATGAGACCCTCGACACTTCAGTGGTGAAGGAGGATGAGCTATTAGATTCGTTGGAGCCCGAGTTGGAGAGTGGAGCGGTGATAATTGACTGGCACGTGTGTGACATATTTCCCGAGCGGTTGGTtgacttggtggtggtattgaGAACTGACAATTCCCATTTGTACGATAGAATGGTTGCCAGAGGCTATAAAGATAATAAGATTCAAGAAAACTTGGATGCGGAGATCATGGAAGTGATTCTTCAGGAAGCACAAGAGTCGTACAACCCCGAAATAGTGGTTGTGTTGACGTCGAACTTGGAGGAGGAGAAATTAGATAATGTGGATAGAATTTCCCAGTGGATCAGCAGCTGGGTGGAAGACCACCCCACCGGAGTGACCAATGAGTTTGAGGGCAGCCAGAGTGATGAGAGTAGCGAAGAATCAGAAGGCGAGTCAGGTGACTCCAGTGACTCCGACGAAAATTAG
- the CDC36 gene encoding transcriptional regulator (EggNog:ENOG503P25X; COG:D,K), protein MLPPGLTANTPPSSSAISNGNGNGSVVLDNDMAKYGLQGVASLVKMDNPEKTTFSIGQDLNLLGLDLGSNSQILKNLASPWSETSRSEVEPYFTLPESIQPQNIIPAPGPCDSKIQSFSDETLFYIFYMKPRDTLQEYAARELVARNWRYHKEIQVWLTKDSNVEPVLISQDVEKGVYIFFDPHNWEKIKKEFVLHYSSVQA, encoded by the coding sequence ATGCTTCCACCAGGACTAACGGCGAATACCCCGCCCTCGTCTAGCGCGATATCTAACGGCAATGGCAACGGCTCAGTGGTCCTAGACAATGACATGGCCAAGTACGGCTTACAAGGCGTGGCTTCATTGGTGAAAATGGATAACCCTGAGAAGACGACCTTTTCCATAGGACAAGATTTGAACCTATTGGGATTGGACTTGGGTTCCAACTCgcaaatcttgaagaacttggcaTCTCCTTGGTCGGAAACCTCGCGGTCTGAGGTCGAACCTTACTTCACATTACCCGAATCCATCCAACCTCAAAATATCATTCCTGCTCCCGGACCTTGTGATTCCAAGATTCAATCGTTTTCTGATGAAACATTATTCTACATTTTCTACATGAAACCAAGAGACACGCTCCAAGAGTACGCTGCCAGGGAATTGGTGGCTCGGAATTGGAGATACCACAAGGAAATTCAGGTGTGGTTAACAAAAGATAGTAATGTGGAGCCGGTGTTGATCAGTCAGGATGTGGAAAAGGGTGTTTACATCTTTTTCGATCCACACAACTGGGAAAAGATTAAAAAGGAGTTTGTATTGCACTATTCATCAGTCCAAGCATAA
- the vps29 gene encoding Vacuolar protein sorting-associated protein 29 (COG:U; EggNog:ENOG503NXQX; BUSCO:EOG092640ZF), which yields MLTLAIGDLYIPDRAIEIPAKFRKLLAPNPQSIPSNNKISQVLCLGNVTSSLETLQFLHNLSPSFHLVRGEFDDTNILSQQLNQLTGSDEVSDVPNYKITIHDNLRIGFTNGYSVIPKNDPLSLSALARELDVDILIWGGTHKVEAYILDGKFFINPGSATGAFGFDWPNDEEDEEDEDEEDEGEEKGEEKLVEEEKETEEGKTTETNEPKETNESEEKEEKEYEEPASTKSGQIQKDSDPDFTAEDIAQVAHQTSNIPSFCLLETHTSTCTLYIYTYLGEEVKVDKVTYHKE from the coding sequence ATGCTCACATTAGCTATTGGTGATTTGTATATCCCGGACAGGGCGATCGAAATACCCGCCAAGTTCCGTAAACTATTGGCACCAAACCCCCAATCGATTCCTTCCAATAATAAGATTTCACAGGTGTTATGTTTGGGGAACGTCACCAGTTCGTTGGAGACCCTTCAATTCTTACACAACTTATCGCCTTCTTTCCACCTTGTGAGGGGGGAGTTTGACGACACGAATATTTTGTCCCAACAATTGAACCAGCTTACTGGGTCAGATGAAGTCAGTGATGTCCCCAACTATAAGATTACAATACATGACAATTTGAGGATTGGGTTCACTAATGGATACCTGGTAATTCCTAAAAATGATCCGTTGAGTTTGCTGGCATTGGCCAGGGAGTTAGATGTGGACATATTGATCTGGGGCGGCACCCATAAGGTGGAAGCGTATATTCTTGATGGGAAGTTTTTCATAAATCCTGGAAGTGCCACGGGAGCGTTTGGGTTTGATTGGCCcaatgatgaagaggacgaggaggatgaggatgaggaGGATGAGGGAGAAGAAAAGGGAGAGGAGAAGCTCGtcgaggaagaaaaggaaacGGAAGAAGGAAAAACCACAGAAACGAACGAACCCAAAGAAACCAACGAATcggaagaaaaagaagaaaaggaatATGAAGAAccagcatcaacaaaatcagGCCAGATCCAAAAAGACAGTGATCCCGACTTCACCGCCGAAGATATTGCCCAGGTCGCACACCAAACATCCAACATCCCATCCTTTTGTCTCTTGGAAACCCACACCTCAACTTGCACATTATATATTTATACTTATCTAGGGGAAGAGgtcaaagttgataaaGTTACATATCATAAAGAATAG
- the PNS1 gene encoding pH nine-sensitive protein 1 (COG:I; EggNog:ENOG503NW86) encodes MSYNNENYNPPNYPTTVPVQQQGYPQQQGYNQDQTQNNYDYENNYDEKPESNQNFDEAFKVTKPRFNDWPFTIFFLLVVAGFIGVGGITLNALRETFDFQGTSIYNSGNKFSLNTNTIILFAFIIALSLVLSTLIIVYARMAPRVFIISGLILNVVLGLATAIYYFAVKYYSAAIVFLVFTCISAFCYWSARSRIPFSATVLTITIDVMKRYPSTLVTSFIGIIVSSSFSVLFSVVIVGCYVKFDPNSQNEGCSVGGGSCSQAKLIGILVFVFFAGYYISEVIRNIIHVVIAGVYGTWYYLAGSDRGAPRFPALGALKRALTYCFGSICFGSLIVSVIQLIRAGVQILKSDAFGSGNNCAGCAFLVLDFIIGFVEWAVKYFNQYAYCYVALYGKSYIKSAKDTFDLLRFKGMDALINDCFIGTSLNLYALFVGYVVALLSYLYLKYTAPEYNSSGTYYAPVVAFSFLISGQITRVALVVIESGVSTFFVALAKDPEVFQMTNRQRFDEIFQNYPQVLQKITSDH; translated from the coding sequence ATGAGTTACAACAACGAAAACTATAATCCGCCAAATTACCCAACCACGGTTcctgttcaacaacaagggTATCCTCAGCAACAGGGATACAACCAGGATCAGACACAGAATAACTACGACTACGAAAACAACTATGATGAGAAGCCTGAAAGTAACCAGAATTTCGATGAGGCATTCAAAGTCACCAAGCCTCGGTTCAATGACTGGCCCTTTACCATATTCTTCCTCTTGGTGGTTGCAGGGTttattggagttggaggcATCACCTTGAACGCATTAAGGGAAACGTTTGACTTTCAAGGAACATCCATCTACAACTCTGGTAACAAATTCTCGTTGAACACGAACACAATTATTTTGTTTGCATTTATCATAGCGTTGTCGCTTGTGTTGTCAACACTCATCATCGTATACGCACGAATGGCACCCAGGGTGTTCATTATCAGTGGACTTATTTTGAACGTGGTGTTGGGATTGGCTACTGCCATCTACTattttgcagtcaaatACTATTCTGCAGCCattgtgtttttggttttcaCGTGTATCTCTGCCTTTTGTTACTGGAGTGCTCGTAGTAGGATTCCCTTTAGTGCCACTGTCTTgaccatcaccatcgatGTGATGAAACGATACCCTTCTACGTTGGTGACATCTTTTATTGGAATTATAGTTAGTTCGTCATTTAGTGTGTTGTTTTCGGTGGTAATTGTGGGATGTTATGTCAAGTTCGACCCCAACTCTCAAAACGAAGGCTGTTCTGTCGGAGGCGGGAGCTGCTCCCAAGCCAAGTTGATAGGGATATTGGTGTTTGTATTTTTCGCAGGATACTATATTTCCGAAGTGATCAGAAACATCATTCATGTGGTGATTGCCGGGGTTTACGGAACATGGTACTACTTGGCAGGGTCAGACCGAGGTGCACCACGGTTTCCAGCGCTTGGTGCGTTGAAGAGGGCTCTCACTTACTGTTTTGGCTCCATTTGCTTTGGATCGTTGATTGTTTCGGTGATCCAGTTGATCCGGGCTGGGGTCCAGATCTTGAAACTGGACGCTTTTGGTAGTGGAAACAACTGTGCTGGATGTGcgtttttggtgttggactTTATCATTGGATTTGTGGAATGGGCcgtcaagtacttcaaccAATATGCCTATTGCTACGTGGCGTTGTACGGCAAGTCGTACATCAAGTCGGCCAAAGACACGTTTGACTTATTGAGATTCAAGGGCATGGATGCGTTGATCAATGATTGTTTCATTGGCACCTCATTGAATTTATATGCTTTATTCGTGGGGTACGTGGTGGCGTTGTTATCATATCTCTATTTGAAGTATACGGCGCCGGAGTATAACTCGAGTGGCACCTACTATGCGCCGGTGGTGGCGTTTtcatttttgatttcaggTCAAATCACTCGGGTGGCCTTGGTGGTGATCGAGTCCGGGGTATCTACATTTTTTGTGGCATTGGCCAAGGACCCTGAGGTGTTCCAGATGACCAATAGACAAAGGTTCGATGAGATTTTCCAGAACTACCCGCAAGTGCTCCAGAAAATCACCTCGGACCATTAG